The Streptomyces aurantiacus genome includes a region encoding these proteins:
- a CDS encoding quinone-dependent dihydroorotate dehydrogenase — translation MYKLFFRLVFQRMDPEQAHHLAFRWIRLAVRVPVLRTFVAAVLAPRHKELRTEAFGLRMHGPFGLAAGFDKNAVAIDGMSMLGFDHVEIGTVTGEPQPGNPRKRLFRLVPDRALINRMGFNNEGSKAVAERLASRTPVFRTVVGVNIGKTKVVPEAEAAADYVKSTERLAAHADYLVVNVSSPNTPGLRNLQATESLRPLLTAVREAADRTVTTRRVPLLVKIAPDLADEDVDAVADLAVELGLDGIIATNTTIAREGLRLESGPALIEETGGLSGAPLKSRSLEVLRRLYARVGDRITLVGVGGIENAEDAWQRILAGATLVQGYSAFVYEGPFWGRAIHKGLAARLRTSPYATLADAVGADVRSTTV, via the coding sequence ATGTACAAGCTCTTCTTCCGGCTCGTCTTCCAGCGGATGGACCCGGAGCAGGCCCACCACCTGGCCTTCCGCTGGATCCGGCTCGCCGTCCGCGTGCCCGTCCTGCGGACCTTCGTCGCCGCCGTGCTCGCGCCCCGTCACAAGGAGCTGCGCACCGAGGCGTTCGGGCTGCGCATGCACGGCCCCTTCGGACTCGCGGCGGGCTTCGACAAGAACGCCGTGGCCATCGACGGGATGTCGATGCTCGGCTTCGACCACGTCGAGATCGGCACCGTCACGGGGGAGCCGCAGCCCGGCAACCCGAGGAAGCGGCTGTTCCGCCTCGTGCCGGACCGCGCGCTGATCAACCGCATGGGCTTCAACAACGAGGGTTCCAAGGCCGTGGCGGAGCGCCTGGCCTCCCGTACGCCCGTCTTCAGGACGGTCGTGGGCGTCAACATCGGCAAGACCAAGGTCGTCCCGGAGGCCGAGGCCGCCGCCGACTACGTGAAGTCCACCGAACGGCTGGCCGCGCACGCCGACTACCTCGTGGTCAACGTCAGCTCCCCGAACACGCCGGGCCTGCGCAACCTCCAGGCCACGGAGTCGCTGCGCCCCCTGCTGACCGCCGTCCGCGAGGCCGCCGACCGGACCGTGACCACGCGCCGCGTGCCGCTGCTCGTGAAGATCGCGCCCGACCTCGCCGACGAGGACGTCGACGCCGTGGCCGACCTCGCCGTCGAACTCGGCCTGGACGGGATCATCGCCACGAACACCACCATCGCGCGCGAGGGGCTCCGTCTGGAATCCGGACCCGCCCTGATCGAGGAGACCGGCGGACTCTCGGGCGCCCCCCTGAAGTCGCGCTCCCTGGAGGTGCTGCGCCGCCTCTACGCGCGCGTGGGGGACAGGATCACCCTCGTGGGCGTCGGCGGGATCGAGAACGCTGAGGACGCCTGGCAGCGCATCCTGGCCGGCGCCACGCTCGTCCAGGGCTACAGCGCGTTCGTCTACGAAGGCCCGTTCTGGGGCCGCGCGATCCACAAGGGCCTCGCCGCCCGCCTGCGCACCAGCCCGTACGCCACCCTCGCCGACGCGGTCGGCGCCGACGTAAGGAGCACGACGGTATGA